One Pantoea trifolii DNA segment encodes these proteins:
- a CDS encoding YdgA family protein — protein MKKTQVAVGVIVALGVIWTGAAWFTGKQLESHMDQMLQNANAQLNAYAPNSRLTLSYQDYQRGVFSSKTKLVVQASSQTNDNPLLKPGQSIVLNETIDHGPFPFAQLKRGSLIPSMASVHTELENTDAVKKLFELTNGKSLVNADTRVGYSGATNTDLNLLAVDYNNPQTGDRLATNGGTLNISADNKGDKVSLDGDFSSIAVTSKNQVEQPVLFTLNGLKLSGDTHLSPEGVRVGDQSISLDKLDASINGQEGLSLEKLKTTSSFDNKEGKIGGQLDVNVDKITLQKQPFGEAKLAMKFAQFDAQAVKAFSDTYNAQMQDLLNQPGVAEDPIRYQASVQTILRNNLPTLLKGSPTLSIAPLSWKNDKGESTFNLKVGFNDPATVTGEAQSLGAAVDRVLKTLDGKLAINMPMATETMRHVGLAEGYQGDDAQKLADQQVKGLAAMGQMFRLTQQQDDNIVTSLQYGNGQVTMNGDKMTLEQFLSRYMLGAPTSEGMPE, from the coding sequence ATGAAAAAGACCCAGGTTGCCGTAGGTGTAATTGTGGCGCTCGGCGTGATTTGGACTGGTGCTGCATGGTTTACCGGTAAACAACTGGAAAGCCACATGGATCAGATGTTGCAGAATGCCAATGCGCAGCTGAATGCTTACGCACCGAACAGCCGACTGACGCTGAGCTATCAGGATTATCAGCGCGGTGTGTTCAGCAGCAAAACCAAGTTGGTGGTGCAAGCCAGCTCGCAAACCAATGACAACCCGCTGTTGAAGCCAGGTCAAAGCATCGTGCTGAACGAGACTATCGATCACGGTCCTTTCCCGTTCGCCCAGTTGAAGCGCGGCAGCCTGATCCCAAGCATGGCGTCAGTGCATACCGAGCTGGAAAACACCGATGCGGTGAAGAAACTGTTTGAACTGACCAACGGCAAGTCGTTGGTTAATGCTGATACCCGCGTTGGTTACAGCGGTGCAACCAATACCGATCTCAACCTGCTGGCGGTGGATTACAACAATCCGCAGACCGGCGATCGTCTGGCCACCAACGGCGGCACGCTGAACATCAGCGCCGACAATAAAGGCGACAAAGTCAGCCTCGACGGCGACTTCTCCAGCATCGCGGTCACCAGCAAAAATCAGGTGGAACAGCCAGTGCTGTTCACGCTCAATGGCCTGAAGCTGAGCGGCGATACCCACCTCAGCCCGGAAGGCGTGCGCGTTGGCGATCAGTCGATCTCCCTGGATAAACTCGATGCCAGCATCAACGGTCAGGAAGGTTTGTCACTGGAGAAGCTGAAAACCACCTCTTCCTTCGACAATAAAGAGGGCAAGATTGGCGGGCAGCTGGACGTCAACGTTGACAAGATCACCCTGCAGAAACAGCCATTTGGTGAAGCTAAGCTGGCGATGAAGTTTGCCCAGTTCGATGCGCAAGCGGTGAAAGCCTTCTCGGATACTTACAATGCGCAGATGCAGGATCTCTTGAATCAGCCGGGCGTGGCGGAGGATCCGATTCGCTATCAGGCCAGCGTGCAAACCATCCTGCGTAATAACCTGCCAACGCTGCTGAAAGGCTCGCCAACGCTGAGCATCGCACCGTTGAGCTGGAAAAATGACAAAGGTGAAAGCACCTTTAATCTGAAAGTCGGCTTTAACGATCCGGCCACCGTCACCGGCGAAGCGCAGAGTTTGGGTGCCGCAGTGGATCGTGTGCTGAAAACCCTCGACGGCAAGCTGGCGATCAATATGCCGATGGCGACAGAAACCATGCGTCATGTCGGTTTGGCGGAAGGTTATCAGGGTGATGATGCGCAGAAGCTGGCGGATCAGCAGGTGAAAGGTTTAGCGGCGATGGGCCAGATGTTCCGCCTGACGCAGCAGCAGGATGACAACATCGTCACCAGCCTGCAATACGGCAACGGTCAGGTCACCATGAACGGCGACAAGATGACGCTGGAGCAGTTCCTGTCACGCTATATGCTGGGCGCACCAACCAGCGAAGGTATGCCAGAGTAA
- the malX gene encoding maltose/glucose-specific PTS transporter subunit IIBC, whose translation MSASRPKMSLWEFFQSLGKTFMLPVALLSFCGILLGIGSSLSSRDVLTLIPALDQPFLQYLFIWLAKIGSFAFSYLPVMFAIAIPLGMARENKGVAAFAGFVGYAVLNLSINFWLNINGILPTTDAAVLKANNVQNILGIQSIDTGILGAVIVGIVVFWLHERFHNIRLPDALAFFGGTRFVPIVTAMAMGVLGLVVPHIWPFFARAITGLGWVINSAGEFGPMIFGTGERLLLPFGLQHILVAIIRFTDAGGTMDVCGKSVSGALTIFQAQLACADTHGFAESATRFLSQGKMPAFLGGLPGAALAMYHCARPENRHKIKGLLISGVVACVVGGTTEPLEFLFLFVAPVLYLIHALLTGLGFTVMAMLGVTIGNTDGNVIDFFVFGVLHGLSTKWYWVPVIAAVWFVSYYVIFRFAISHFNIKTPGREVESNSVEQQVNRAAVGKSGFNTPAILSALGGVENIASLDNCLTRLRITVVDMSKVDDATLKANGAIGVVHVNATNLQVVMGPQVQSVKDEMAHLMSATV comes from the coding sequence ATGTCCGCCAGTCGTCCCAAAATGTCACTTTGGGAGTTTTTCCAAAGTCTGGGCAAAACCTTTATGTTGCCCGTCGCACTGCTTTCGTTCTGCGGTATCCTGCTCGGCATCGGCAGTTCGCTCAGCAGCCGCGATGTGCTCACGCTCATTCCCGCGCTCGATCAGCCTTTCCTGCAATATCTGTTTATCTGGCTGGCGAAAATCGGTTCCTTTGCCTTTAGCTATCTGCCGGTGATGTTTGCCATTGCCATTCCGCTTGGTATGGCGCGCGAGAACAAAGGCGTGGCAGCGTTTGCCGGTTTTGTTGGCTATGCGGTGCTGAACCTGAGTATCAACTTCTGGCTCAACATCAATGGCATTCTGCCAACCACCGATGCGGCGGTGCTGAAAGCTAATAACGTACAAAATATCCTCGGCATTCAGTCCATCGACACCGGTATTCTCGGCGCGGTGATCGTCGGTATCGTGGTGTTTTGGTTGCATGAGCGTTTCCACAACATTCGCCTGCCGGATGCGCTGGCGTTTTTTGGTGGCACGCGCTTTGTGCCGATCGTCACCGCGATGGCGATGGGCGTGCTGGGCTTAGTGGTTCCGCATATCTGGCCCTTCTTCGCCCGTGCAATTACCGGTCTTGGCTGGGTAATCAACAGCGCCGGTGAATTTGGCCCGATGATCTTCGGTACCGGCGAACGTCTGCTTTTACCGTTTGGTTTGCAGCACATTCTGGTGGCGATCATCCGCTTTACCGATGCGGGCGGCACTATGGATGTGTGCGGTAAAAGTGTCAGCGGTGCGTTGACCATCTTCCAGGCGCAGCTGGCATGTGCGGATACGCACGGCTTTGCCGAGAGCGCCACACGCTTCCTGTCGCAGGGTAAAATGCCGGCCTTCCTCGGTGGTTTGCCGGGCGCAGCATTGGCGATGTATCACTGCGCCCGTCCGGAAAACCGTCATAAAATTAAAGGCCTGCTGATTTCCGGCGTGGTGGCGTGCGTCGTGGGCGGCACCACAGAACCGCTGGAATTCCTGTTCCTGTTCGTTGCGCCGGTGCTGTATCTGATCCACGCACTGCTGACCGGTTTGGGCTTCACCGTGATGGCGATGCTGGGCGTAACTATCGGTAATACCGACGGCAACGTGATCGACTTCTTCGTCTTCGGCGTGCTGCACGGCCTTTCCACCAAATGGTATTGGGTGCCGGTGATTGCTGCGGTGTGGTTTGTGTCTTATTACGTCATCTTCCGTTTTGCCATCAGCCACTTCAATATCAAAACGCCAGGTCGCGAAGTGGAAAGCAACAGCGTGGAGCAGCAGGTTAATCGCGCGGCTGTCGGTAAATCGGGCTTCAACACGCCAGCGATTCTGTCGGCGCTGGGCGGCGTGGAAAACATCGCTTCACTGGATAACTGCCTGACGCGTCTGCGTATTACCGTGGTCGATATGAGCAAGGTGGATGATGCAACGCTGAAAGCCAACGGTGCGATTGGCGTAGTGCATGTCAATGCCACCAATCTGCAAGTGGTAATGGGCCCGCAGGTGCAGTCGGTTAAAGATGAGATGGCACACCTGATGAGCGCGACGGTGTAA
- a CDS encoding fasciclin domain-containing protein, which yields MKKLMGIAVVSSTLLFTAGAFAAMDNGSVMVGGAAMYPQKNIVENALNSKDHTTLVAAVKAAGLVETLEGKGPFTVFAPTNAAFAKLPAGTVESLVKPENKAKLTSILTYHVVAGKYDMKALEMKIKQGGGHAELKTVNGQPLWIMNNGPHNIQLKDGQGNVANISTYDVNQKNGVIDVIDTVLMPK from the coding sequence ATGAAAAAGCTAATGGGCATTGCAGTCGTATCCAGCACTTTACTGTTCACCGCAGGCGCATTCGCCGCGATGGATAATGGCTCCGTGATGGTAGGCGGAGCAGCGATGTATCCACAAAAAAACATCGTTGAAAACGCGCTGAACTCCAAAGATCACACCACGCTGGTTGCTGCCGTCAAAGCGGCGGGCTTGGTGGAAACCCTCGAAGGTAAAGGTCCGTTTACCGTCTTCGCGCCAACCAATGCGGCCTTCGCCAAATTGCCAGCGGGCACCGTTGAAAGCCTGGTGAAACCGGAGAACAAAGCGAAGTTGACCAGCATCCTGACTTATCATGTGGTGGCGGGCAAATACGACATGAAAGCGCTGGAGATGAAAATCAAGCAAGGTGGCGGTCATGCCGAGCTGAAAACCGTCAATGGCCAACCGTTGTGGATTATGAATAATGGCCCGCACAATATTCAGCTGAAAGATGGTCAAGGCAATGTGGCGAATATCAGTACTTATGACGTCAATCAGAAAAATGGTGTGATTGATGTGATTGATACCGTCTTAATGCCTAAGTAA
- a CDS encoding sigma-70 family RNA polymerase sigma factor, translating into MDNRLTEQLVTLLPAIAQGDRRAFEQLYRLTSPHLFALTLRMLRQQGWAEEVLHDCYLTIWNRANAYDAALSAPMTWMTHIVRNRCIDGLRSGQARMTLNTEEFDDLLQITAEDEQNTWHDPAQADRLRHCIGHLSSEQQQSITLAYYQGMSHSDIAAWLQQPVGSVKSWIRRALEHLRECVGL; encoded by the coding sequence ATGGATAATAGGCTAACAGAACAATTAGTGACGTTATTGCCGGCGATCGCACAGGGCGATCGCCGCGCGTTTGAACAACTCTATCGACTGACTTCGCCACATCTTTTCGCCCTCACCCTGCGTATGTTACGCCAGCAAGGCTGGGCGGAAGAGGTGCTGCACGATTGCTATCTCACTATCTGGAACCGCGCCAACGCCTACGATGCCGCCCTTAGCGCGCCGATGACATGGATGACGCACATTGTGCGCAATCGCTGCATTGACGGGTTACGCAGCGGACAAGCGCGCATGACGCTCAATACAGAAGAGTTTGACGATCTGCTGCAGATAACGGCGGAAGACGAACAGAATACCTGGCACGATCCGGCGCAAGCCGATCGCCTGCGACACTGCATTGGTCATCTGAGCAGCGAACAGCAGCAAAGCATCACGCTCGCCTATTATCAGGGGATGTCCCACAGTGATATTGCCGCCTGGCTACAACAGCCGGTTGGCTCGGTTAAAAGCTGGATTCGCCGCGCGCTGGAGCATCTGCGGGAGTGTGTGGGCCTATGA
- a CDS encoding MFS transporter, whose amino-acid sequence MKPQPKPPAAAIVTLGLVQILSWGGSFYLMAVMANPIVAETGWSQQWVYGALSLGMLISGLLAPLSGRLISRTYGRALLAASGAVMALGLVIMGLSHNLPLFLFAWLIIGMGMAMGLYDALFATLGTLYGGQARGAITGITLISGFCTTLVWPGTALLIHWLDWRGACFAIAGLLCVSVLPAYLYALPAPEGKIAAAKAKPTAQGDELAPTLFWLLCSIFTLASVIMTAISVQLITLLQASGHTLASALAISAILGPCQVGSRIVDIAFKRGHPIWTTFFSVGLVALGLLLLACYPQFAVLSMVLYGAGNGLRAIVRGTLPLVMVKPEAYAIVVGRMARPALIGQALTPLVGGYVFQHLGASATLWLLCVLALINVLLVVLLQQKLPQASPQSDRGVIN is encoded by the coding sequence GTGAAGCCTCAGCCAAAGCCACCTGCCGCCGCCATCGTTACGCTTGGATTAGTGCAAATCCTGTCATGGGGCGGATCCTTCTATCTTATGGCGGTGATGGCCAATCCTATCGTGGCGGAAACCGGTTGGTCGCAACAATGGGTGTATGGCGCGCTATCGCTCGGCATGCTGATTTCCGGTTTGCTGGCACCGCTGAGCGGGCGACTGATTTCCCGCACTTATGGCCGAGCATTGCTGGCGGCGAGCGGGGCGGTGATGGCGCTTGGTCTGGTGATTATGGGATTGAGTCATAACCTGCCGCTGTTTCTGTTTGCCTGGCTGATTATCGGCATGGGTATGGCGATGGGCCTGTACGATGCGCTGTTTGCCACGCTCGGTACGCTGTACGGCGGCCAGGCGCGCGGTGCGATTACCGGCATCACGCTGATCTCCGGCTTCTGTACCACCTTAGTGTGGCCGGGCACTGCGCTGTTGATTCACTGGCTGGATTGGCGTGGCGCCTGTTTTGCTATCGCCGGATTGTTATGTGTTTCAGTGTTGCCCGCGTATCTTTACGCGCTTCCCGCGCCAGAAGGGAAAATCGCCGCCGCGAAAGCAAAGCCCACCGCGCAGGGCGACGAACTGGCGCCAACGCTGTTTTGGCTGCTGTGCAGCATCTTCACTCTCGCATCGGTGATCATGACGGCCATTTCGGTGCAGCTGATCACCTTGCTGCAGGCCAGCGGGCACACGCTGGCGTCGGCGCTGGCCATCAGCGCGATTCTCGGCCCGTGTCAGGTCGGATCACGCATCGTGGATATCGCCTTTAAGCGCGGTCATCCAATCTGGACCACCTTTTTCTCGGTGGGATTAGTGGCGCTCGGCTTGCTGCTGCTGGCGTGTTATCCGCAGTTTGCGGTGCTCAGCATGGTGCTGTACGGTGCCGGAAATGGTTTGCGCGCCATTGTGCGGGGAACTTTACCGCTGGTGATGGTCAAACCAGAGGCTTACGCGATTGTGGTCGGGCGCATGGCGCGTCCCGCCTTGATCGGTCAGGCATTGACGCCGCTGGTTGGCGGCTATGTGTTTCAGCACCTCGGAGCCAGCGCCACGCTGTGGTTGTTATGCGTTCTGGCGTTGATTAACGTGCTGTTGGTGGTGCTTTTGCAGCAGAAGTTGCCGCAGGCCAGCCCACAGTCGGATAGGGGAGTGATAAACTAA
- the manA gene encoding mannose-6-phosphate isomerase, with protein MQKLNNSLQNYAWGSKTALTELYGIENPQGLPMAELWMGAHPKSPSTVEVNGEARSLREVIDADKVATLGNAVAERFGELPFLFKVLCADQPLSIQVHPSKAAAEEGFARENAAGIPLSAAERNYKDANHKPELVYALTPFQAMNGFRELHEIVSLLEPVAGAHPQIAHFLENDDEANLAKLFATLLSLQDEAKSRAIGVLKSALNAREGEPWQTIKSIASDYPDDSGLFSPLLLNVITLQPGEAMFLFAETPHAYLKGVALEVMANSDNVLRAGLTPKFIDIPELLANLKFQAKPAATLLTQPQRDGETLNFPIPVEDFAFAIHGLSAAPQALAQNSAALLFCIEGQAVIEKSGQQLVLKPGESCFVAANESPVNVAGTGRLARVFNTLN; from the coding sequence ATGCAAAAATTGAACAATTCGCTGCAAAATTACGCCTGGGGCAGCAAAACTGCGCTGACAGAACTCTACGGCATCGAAAATCCTCAAGGTTTGCCGATGGCGGAGCTGTGGATGGGCGCACACCCGAAAAGCCCTTCGACCGTTGAGGTCAACGGTGAAGCGCGTTCGCTGCGCGAAGTGATTGATGCCGACAAGGTCGCCACGCTAGGCAATGCGGTGGCGGAACGTTTCGGCGAGCTGCCGTTCCTGTTTAAAGTGCTGTGCGCCGATCAGCCGCTGTCGATTCAGGTACACCCGAGCAAAGCCGCTGCTGAAGAGGGTTTTGCGCGTGAAAATGCTGCTGGCATTCCACTCAGCGCCGCTGAACGTAACTATAAAGATGCCAATCACAAACCCGAATTAGTGTATGCGCTGACGCCATTCCAGGCGATGAACGGTTTCCGCGAGCTGCATGAAATTGTTTCGCTGCTGGAACCGGTGGCCGGTGCGCATCCGCAAATCGCCCACTTCCTGGAAAATGATGACGAAGCCAACCTGGCAAAACTGTTCGCCACGCTACTGTCGCTGCAAGATGAGGCCAAATCTCGCGCCATCGGCGTACTGAAATCGGCGCTCAACGCGCGTGAAGGCGAACCGTGGCAGACGATCAAATCCATCGCCAGCGATTATCCAGACGACAGCGGGCTATTTTCGCCGCTGCTGCTCAATGTGATCACCCTGCAGCCGGGCGAAGCGATGTTCCTGTTTGCCGAAACGCCGCACGCCTACCTGAAAGGCGTGGCGCTGGAAGTGATGGCGAACTCCGATAACGTGCTGCGCGCCGGTTTGACGCCGAAGTTTATCGATATCCCGGAACTGCTGGCTAACCTGAAGTTCCAGGCAAAACCGGCCGCGACGCTGCTGACGCAGCCGCAGCGCGACGGCGAAACCCTGAACTTCCCGATTCCGGTAGAAGATTTTGCCTTTGCCATTCATGGGCTTTCAGCTGCACCGCAAGCGCTGGCACAAAACAGCGCTGCCCTGCTGTTCTGCATTGAAGGCCAGGCGGTGATTGAGAAGTCCGGTCAACAGCTGGTGCTAAAGCCAGGTGAATCCTGCTTTGTCGCTGCCAATGAGTCGCCAGTCAACGTGGCGGGCACCGGTCGTCTGGCGCGCGTGTTTAATACGCTCAACTGA
- the fumC gene encoding class II fumarate hydratase, which yields MAANRIEKDSMGPIEVPADKLWGAQTQRSLEHFKISTEKMPVALVHALALTKRAAAQVNQDLGLLPADRAQAILKAADEVLADKHSDEFPLAIWQTGSGTQTNMNMNEVLANRASEILGGERGMSRLVHPNDDVNKSQSSNDVFPTAMHVAAVIAVREQLIPQIHVLKKTLSEKSDAFKDIVKIGRTHLQDATPLTLGQEISGWVAMLEHNLKHIENSIPHVAELALGGTAVGTGLNTHPEYAVRVAKALADLTKQPFVTAPNKFEALATCDALVHAHGALKGLAASLMKIANDVRWLASGPRCGIGELAIPENEPGSSIMPGKVNPTQCEALTMLCCQVMGNDVAVNIGGASGNFELNVFRPMVIHNFLQSVRLLADGMDSFNHHCAIGIEPVRERIDQLLNESLMLVTALNTHIGYDKAAEIAKKAHKEGLTLKGSALKLGYLTEEQFDEWVRPEEMVGSMKQ from the coding sequence ATGGCAGCCAATCGCATTGAAAAAGACTCAATGGGACCGATCGAAGTACCGGCAGATAAGTTGTGGGGCGCACAAACCCAGCGTTCGCTGGAACATTTCAAAATCTCAACCGAGAAAATGCCAGTGGCATTGGTGCATGCGCTGGCGCTGACCAAGCGTGCGGCGGCGCAGGTGAACCAGGATCTCGGCTTGCTTCCTGCCGATCGCGCTCAGGCGATTCTTAAAGCCGCCGACGAAGTGCTGGCAGATAAACACAGCGATGAGTTTCCGCTGGCGATCTGGCAGACCGGCTCCGGCACCCAGACCAACATGAACATGAACGAAGTGCTGGCCAACCGCGCCAGTGAAATTCTTGGCGGCGAGCGTGGCATGTCGCGTCTGGTACACCCGAATGACGACGTGAATAAAAGCCAAAGCTCCAACGATGTGTTCCCCACCGCCATGCACGTGGCCGCGGTCATCGCCGTGCGGGAGCAGCTGATTCCGCAGATTCACGTGTTGAAAAAGACGCTGAGTGAGAAGTCCGACGCCTTCAAAGATATCGTCAAGATTGGTCGTACCCACTTGCAGGATGCGACCCCGTTGACGCTCGGCCAGGAGATCTCCGGCTGGGTGGCGATGCTCGAGCACAATCTCAAGCACATCGAAAACAGTATTCCGCACGTGGCGGAGCTGGCGCTGGGCGGCACCGCCGTTGGTACCGGCCTAAATACCCATCCTGAATACGCGGTACGTGTGGCGAAAGCGCTGGCCGATTTGACCAAACAGCCGTTTGTTACCGCGCCGAACAAGTTTGAAGCGCTGGCGACCTGCGATGCGCTGGTCCACGCACACGGAGCGCTGAAAGGTTTGGCAGCTTCGCTGATGAAAATTGCCAACGACGTACGCTGGCTGGCTTCTGGTCCGCGTTGCGGCATCGGCGAACTGGCGATCCCGGAAAATGAGCCAGGCAGCTCAATTATGCCGGGCAAAGTGAACCCGACGCAGTGCGAAGCGCTGACCATGCTGTGTTGCCAGGTGATGGGCAATGACGTGGCGGTGAACATTGGCGGCGCGTCCGGCAACTTTGAGCTCAACGTGTTCCGTCCAATGGTGATCCACAACTTCCTGCAATCGGTGCGTCTGCTGGCCGACGGCATGGACAGCTTCAATCACCACTGCGCGATTGGCATTGAGCCGGTACGCGAGCGTATCGATCAGTTGCTGAACGAATCGCTGATGTTGGTCACCGCGCTGAATACCCATATCGGTTACGACAAAGCGGCCGAAATCGCCAAAAAAGCGCATAAAGAGGGCCTGACGCTGAAAGGCTCGGCGCTGAAGCTCGGCTATCTGACCGAAGAGCAGTTCGATGAGTGGGTACGTCCGGAAGAGATGGTTGGCAGCATGAAGCAATAG
- a CDS encoding anti-sigma factor has product MNENVQRDDALAAEYALGTLSELARLRFERRLRNEPELAANVARWQTLLAGLDNQLAPVTPPEKVWKKITLSLPEQRAIRAKRHYAGWLAAASFAAIALLASLFMQPPTLTPLTVLNDAQHQQQWVVSADSKLEQLSLTPLHPVAIADNTSLQLWLIPPGKAPISLGLLDNQKATDVALNSTISRSGVIAISLEPRGGSPTGQPTGPVLYSGQL; this is encoded by the coding sequence ATGAACGAAAACGTACAACGCGATGATGCCTTAGCGGCCGAGTATGCGCTGGGCACTTTAAGCGAGCTGGCGCGTTTACGCTTCGAGCGCCGGCTGCGTAACGAGCCTGAACTCGCGGCTAACGTCGCACGCTGGCAAACCCTGCTGGCGGGCCTTGATAATCAGCTTGCGCCGGTCACGCCGCCGGAAAAGGTGTGGAAGAAGATTACGTTGAGCTTGCCCGAGCAACGCGCGATTCGAGCCAAACGTCATTATGCGGGCTGGCTGGCGGCCGCCAGTTTCGCGGCAATCGCCCTGCTCGCCTCACTTTTCATGCAGCCACCAACGTTAACGCCGTTGACGGTACTGAACGATGCTCAGCATCAACAGCAATGGGTGGTCAGCGCGGACAGCAAACTGGAGCAGCTGAGCCTGACGCCGTTACATCCGGTGGCCATCGCCGATAACACCAGTTTGCAGCTGTGGCTGATTCCGCCGGGTAAAGCGCCGATTTCGCTGGGTTTATTGGATAACCAGAAGGCAACCGATGTTGCGTTAAATAGCACGATTTCTCGCTCAGGCGTGATCGCTATCAGTCTTGAACCGCGCGGCGGCTCGCCAACGGGCCAGCCAACCGGTCCAGTGCTGTATAGCGGGCAGTTGTAA
- the tus gene encoding DNA replication terminus site-binding protein yields the protein MARYDLVADLHDCVNALEAGLAALRHQIEQQPLLIARVFSLPEIEKGREHDEIERIAVTQHLGKTARDMALAHYCRLFMQHQSEKLSTKAAVRLPGAICIEADGDVHEQITQQVAEINTLKQRLEQLITVESGLPSEARFEFVHQHLRGLITLNAYRSVALLNSPDSLRFGWANKNIIKNVTRDEVVEQLERSLKANRAQAPWTREQWAEKVQLELEAILALPAGAKLKIKRPVKVQPIARVWRASEKKQVQLACPSPLLVLCRDRTQVPILGELLNYDADNVAYRHKPLAEPLHLIIPRLHLWSDRQV from the coding sequence ATGGCTCGTTATGATTTGGTTGCCGACCTGCACGACTGCGTCAACGCGCTGGAAGCAGGTTTAGCCGCGTTGCGTCATCAGATTGAGCAGCAACCGCTGCTGATTGCGCGCGTGTTTAGCCTGCCGGAAATCGAGAAAGGCCGCGAACATGATGAAATTGAACGCATCGCGGTGACGCAGCATCTTGGCAAAACGGCACGCGATATGGCGCTGGCGCACTATTGCCGCCTGTTTATGCAGCATCAATCGGAAAAACTCAGCACCAAAGCCGCCGTGCGCTTGCCGGGCGCGATTTGCATCGAAGCCGACGGCGATGTGCATGAACAGATTACGCAGCAGGTTGCGGAGATAAATACCCTGAAGCAGCGGCTGGAACAGCTGATAACCGTGGAATCGGGCTTGCCGAGCGAGGCGCGTTTTGAGTTTGTCCACCAGCATCTGCGCGGGTTAATTACCCTTAACGCTTACCGCAGCGTGGCGCTGCTTAACTCACCGGATAGTTTGCGCTTCGGCTGGGCGAATAAAAATATCATCAAGAACGTTACCCGTGATGAGGTGGTGGAACAGCTGGAGCGCAGCCTGAAGGCCAATCGCGCTCAGGCGCCGTGGACGCGCGAGCAGTGGGCGGAAAAAGTGCAATTGGAGCTGGAAGCGATCCTCGCGTTACCGGCGGGTGCGAAGCTTAAAATCAAGCGTCCGGTAAAAGTGCAGCCTATTGCCCGCGTGTGGCGCGCCAGCGAAAAGAAGCAGGTGCAACTTGCCTGCCCTTCTCCGCTGCTGGTGCTGTGCCGCGATCGCACCCAGGTACCGATTTTGGGTGAGCTGCTGAACTACGATGCCGATAACGTGGCTTATCGCCACAAACCGCTGGCCGAGCCGCTGCATCTGATCATTCCGCGCCTGCATTTATGGAGCGATCGGCAGGTTTAA
- the malI gene encoding Mal regulon transcriptional regulator MalI, producing MSQQKTTIHDVALVAGVSVSTVSLVLSGKGRISPATATRVNQAIEQLGYVRNRSASILRGGESGVIGLIVRDLSQPFYAAMTAGLSEVLEQQGKVLVLTQSGQHGQHLKRCFDTLVAQGAEGIVLGGAVAQAETLVPQAQEQNIALVCASRASSLDNVDSLRPDNSQAARMATEYLIRQGHQRIAWMGGLGSSLTRAERIGGYCATLLQYGLPFRSDWIIECDDRQQSVSALTLQLLRQHPGITAILAHNGSTALGCYFGALRCGRTFGEGAVDSYYTQQLALVGFNDDPQRELHDPTMTFVSSEARDVGRRAAERMLHRLAQPEAEIQSLIVPPQLMRGEV from the coding sequence ATGTCCCAGCAGAAAACCACTATTCATGATGTGGCGTTGGTCGCCGGGGTGTCGGTCTCTACCGTGTCGTTGGTGCTCTCCGGCAAAGGGCGCATTTCGCCCGCTACGGCCACACGTGTCAATCAGGCGATTGAGCAGCTTGGCTACGTGCGTAATCGTTCGGCCTCAATCTTGCGCGGCGGCGAAAGCGGCGTGATCGGCTTGATCGTGCGCGATCTCAGCCAGCCATTTTATGCCGCGATGACGGCCGGACTCAGCGAAGTGCTGGAGCAGCAGGGCAAAGTGCTGGTGCTGACACAAAGCGGTCAGCACGGCCAACATCTTAAACGCTGCTTTGACACGCTGGTGGCGCAGGGCGCGGAAGGGATTGTGCTCGGCGGCGCGGTGGCGCAGGCGGAAACGCTGGTGCCGCAGGCGCAGGAACAGAACATCGCCTTAGTCTGTGCCTCGCGCGCCAGCAGCCTGGATAACGTTGACTCATTGCGTCCCGATAATAGTCAGGCGGCGCGCATGGCGACGGAGTATCTGATTCGTCAGGGCCATCAGCGCATCGCCTGGATGGGCGGTTTGGGATCGTCTCTGACGCGCGCCGAGCGGATTGGCGGCTACTGCGCCACTTTATTGCAATACGGTTTGCCGTTTCGATCCGACTGGATTATTGAGTGTGACGATCGCCAACAAAGCGTGTCGGCATTAACGCTGCAATTGTTGCGTCAGCATCCGGGTATTACCGCGATTCTGGCGCATAACGGCAGCACCGCGCTCGGTTGCTATTTTGGTGCGTTACGCTGTGGGCGAACCTTTGGTGAAGGCGCAGTCGATAGCTACTACACGCAGCAACTGGCGCTGGTGGGCTTCAATGACGATCCGCAGCGGGAGTTGCACGATCCCACCATGACCTTTGTCAGCAGCGAAGCGCGTGATGTAGGAAGAAGGGCGGCGGAACGGATGTTGCATCGACTGGCGCAGCCGGAAGCGGAGATTCAAAGTTTGATTGTGCCGCCGCAGCTGATGCGCGGGGAAGTTTAG